The following coding sequences are from one Paenibacillus sp. JDR-2 window:
- the metG gene encoding methionine--tRNA ligase, with the protein MNPIFIGGAWPYANGSLHLGRLASLLPGDVLARYFRAKGNPVLYVSGSDCHGTPVAVQALQEGVSPGDIADRYHQEFTDCFQKLGFTYNLYTRTDQEFHHKVVKELFISLLENGYLYKKTIQQTYCETDRRFLPDRYVEGTCPVCGNRARGDQCDYCSTLLDPADLTDKTCKICGNPPVERPTEHYYISLSLFQDVLSEYVDHADGWKDNAVQITKRYLREGLKDRAVTRDLTWGVDVPVKGFEDKKIYVWIEAVSGYLSASKQWAAETGGSWELFWQEGKHQLTAYYVHGKDNVPFHTVIWPALLLGARGLHLPDRIISCEYMTLEGKKFSTSNNWAVWVPDILSRYQPDSIRYFLIANGPENRDTDFSWREFIHSHNGELLGAFGNLVNRTLSFIDKSFEGLIPEGNLNDEWKQTIDDCYTRSGALIEEGHLKEAIEHIFASVRRANKYFDERKPWLQIKEDKAACGNTLHASVQIIANLSRLLNPFIPFACEEIRKFLTLDQPGWTFTSVPANRKIRNLKILFERIDVSRIEEESNLLAKQHEMKKNQ; encoded by the coding sequence ATGAACCCTATTTTTATCGGCGGCGCATGGCCTTATGCGAATGGATCGCTGCATCTGGGGCGGCTCGCGAGTTTGCTGCCGGGTGATGTGCTGGCCCGCTATTTTCGGGCAAAAGGCAATCCCGTTTTGTATGTTTCGGGCAGTGACTGCCATGGCACGCCGGTTGCTGTACAAGCGCTGCAAGAAGGCGTATCGCCGGGGGATATAGCTGACCGTTATCATCAGGAATTTACGGATTGCTTTCAGAAGCTGGGATTTACGTACAATCTGTATACGCGCACGGACCAGGAGTTTCACCATAAGGTTGTAAAAGAGCTGTTTATAAGCTTATTGGAGAACGGGTATCTGTACAAGAAAACGATCCAGCAAACCTACTGCGAGACGGACCGGAGATTTTTGCCAGACCGTTACGTTGAAGGGACTTGCCCGGTTTGCGGAAACCGGGCGAGGGGAGATCAATGCGATTATTGCTCAACTTTATTGGATCCAGCCGACCTGACGGATAAGACCTGCAAGATTTGCGGCAATCCCCCGGTTGAACGTCCTACCGAGCATTATTATATTTCGCTTTCCCTCTTCCAGGATGTCCTGTCGGAGTATGTAGACCATGCTGACGGCTGGAAAGACAACGCGGTCCAAATAACGAAAAGATATTTGAGAGAAGGGCTGAAAGACCGTGCGGTTACGAGGGATTTAACCTGGGGAGTAGATGTTCCCGTAAAAGGCTTCGAGGATAAAAAAATCTATGTCTGGATTGAAGCCGTCAGCGGTTATTTGTCGGCAAGCAAGCAGTGGGCCGCGGAAACGGGTGGCAGCTGGGAATTATTTTGGCAAGAGGGCAAGCATCAGTTAACGGCTTATTACGTGCACGGCAAAGACAATGTACCTTTTCATACGGTTATTTGGCCGGCATTATTGTTGGGCGCCCGCGGTCTGCATCTTCCCGACCGGATTATCTCCTGCGAATACATGACCTTGGAAGGAAAGAAGTTCTCCACGAGCAACAACTGGGCAGTCTGGGTACCGGACATTCTAAGTCGCTATCAGCCGGATTCCATTCGTTACTTTCTGATTGCCAACGGTCCAGAGAACCGGGATACGGACTTTTCTTGGCGGGAATTCATTCATAGCCATAACGGAGAATTGCTTGGCGCATTCGGGAATTTAGTCAATCGAACGTTGTCTTTTATCGATAAATCGTTTGAAGGACTTATCCCGGAGGGTAATCTAAACGATGAATGGAAGCAGACGATCGACGACTGTTATACTAGAAGCGGAGCATTAATAGAAGAAGGGCATCTGAAAGAAGCTATTGAGCATATATTCGCTTCTGTGCGCCGGGCCAATAAGTATTTCGACGAACGGAAGCCTTGGCTCCAGATCAAAGAAGATAAAGCGGCATGCGGGAATACGCTTCATGCATCCGTTCAGATCATCGCCAATCTGTCTCGATTATTAAATCCGTTTATTCCGTTTGCCTGCGAAGAAATAAGAAAATTCCTGACGCTTGACCAACCGGGTTGGACGTTTACTTCCGTTCCCGCCAACCGCAAAATCAGGAATTTGAAAATCTTGTTTGAACGGATTGACGTTAGCCGGATTGAGGAAGAATCAAATCTGTTAGCGAAGCAGCATGAAATGAAAAAGAATCAATAA
- a CDS encoding spore germination protein, whose amino-acid sequence MPPRKVRRLDAKLLMPSPSKTMDKYKGQQVSGSLGDTIAFLDGILGINEDFTVRKFNVFGQFPAAIMFFSCMVNQDSVNSDIMKALMYTPPHLIGRTIETNQLSDVIMNDSLYHSKSSLQGELTALVDCILRGDTVIAVDGMKESIIITTRSVEKRSIEQPATEQVIRGPREGFIEPLGTNISLIRYRLQSPDLRIQTMEIGRRTKSKVAVCYMDGITNPALVEEVHKRLSKIDIDTVLDSGYLEQFIEDNHYSPFPQVQYTERPDKVVANLAEGRVSILVDGSPLALVVPTVFNQFYQTVEDYTERFLLMSSIRLARLIALVFSLVFPALYVSIISYNPELIPTDFAVAVAGGRAGVPFPAVIEVIIIEISMEVLREATIRLPQQVGGALSIVGVLVVGQAAVAAGFASPITVVIIALTTIGSFATPAYNAALALRLLRFPLIILAGTFGLYGVMIGLILIANHLLSLKSFGVPYLSPLIPVDFQGLKDLLVRGPLWLMNKRPAFLDPVDETRVSESKFDELKKTSKNVLDPLNDKSE is encoded by the coding sequence ATGCCACCAAGAAAAGTCAGAAGATTAGATGCCAAGCTGCTTATGCCAAGCCCAAGCAAAACGATGGATAAATACAAGGGACAACAAGTATCCGGCAGCTTAGGCGACACTATTGCTTTTTTAGACGGGATATTGGGTATTAACGAAGATTTTACGGTCCGTAAATTCAATGTATTTGGCCAGTTTCCCGCTGCCATTATGTTTTTCTCCTGTATGGTCAATCAAGACAGCGTCAATTCGGACATTATGAAAGCATTGATGTATACGCCGCCGCATCTTATTGGGAGAACGATCGAGACTAATCAGTTATCCGACGTGATCATGAACGACTCTCTCTATCACAGCAAAAGCAGTTTACAGGGCGAATTAACGGCACTCGTAGATTGTATTTTGCGTGGGGATACGGTCATTGCCGTTGATGGGATGAAGGAATCCATCATCATTACGACGCGATCCGTTGAAAAACGTTCCATTGAACAGCCTGCAACCGAGCAGGTAATCAGAGGGCCTCGCGAAGGCTTCATAGAGCCGCTTGGCACCAATATCTCTTTAATTCGATACCGGCTCCAGTCACCGGATCTCCGCATACAGACCATGGAGATTGGCCGTAGAACCAAATCAAAGGTTGCCGTCTGTTATATGGATGGTATTACTAATCCGGCATTAGTGGAAGAGGTTCATAAACGTCTTTCCAAAATCGATATCGATACGGTGCTGGATTCGGGCTATCTGGAACAGTTTATCGAAGACAATCATTATTCTCCGTTCCCTCAGGTTCAATATACCGAACGGCCTGACAAAGTGGTTGCCAATCTGGCTGAAGGAAGGGTCTCTATTCTGGTAGACGGTTCACCTTTGGCGTTGGTCGTGCCTACGGTGTTTAACCAGTTCTATCAGACGGTAGAGGATTATACGGAACGATTCCTTCTGATGAGCTCGATCCGGCTGGCCAGGTTGATCGCTCTCGTCTTCTCGTTGGTTTTTCCGGCTTTGTACGTCTCGATTATCTCCTACAATCCGGAGCTCATTCCGACCGACTTTGCGGTTGCCGTAGCGGGGGGAAGAGCGGGGGTGCCGTTTCCGGCTGTTATTGAAGTCATCATAATCGAGATCTCCATGGAAGTACTTAGGGAGGCCACGATCCGATTACCGCAGCAAGTCGGCGGAGCACTCTCGATTGTTGGCGTGTTAGTTGTTGGCCAAGCAGCCGTAGCGGCCGGATTTGCGAGTCCTATTACGGTTGTTATTATCGCCTTAACGACAATTGGATCATTTGCTACACCGGCATATAATGCGGCGCTAGCGCTTCGGCTGCTTCGTTTTCCGCTCATTATATTAGCCGGGACCTTTGGGCTTTACGGGGTAATGATCGGACTAATCCTGATTGCGAATCATCTCCTGTCCCTGAAATCTTTTGGCGTTCCATACCTTAGCCCGCTTATTCCGGTCGACTTTCAAGGCTTGAAGGATCTATTGGTCAGAGGGCCATTATGGCTGATGAACAAACGACCTGCGTTTCTTGATCCGGTCGATGAAACAAGAGTATCGGAATCGAAGTTTGACGAGCTCAAAAAAACGTCGAAAAACGTGTTAGACCCTTTGAATGATAAAAGCGAGTAG
- a CDS encoding GerAB/ArcD/ProY family transporter: protein METRQITVIQAAAVLVSTIIGVGVLALPLFAVRAADSGGPLVTFLAMLLAFVGLFLIARLGIRFPDETIIHYSEKIIGKWLSWIGSLSIILFFAVLTSLTAREFGEVVVTSVLKSTPVEVTVIAMLLLAAISTRHGITTFAHIHTFYFPFLLVPVLVIAALSLKNAEAINLLPIWGNEPGGMLKGTLTIAALFQGAFVLTAVIPNMKHPGKAMKASFWGMLIAGGLYVIIVAATISVFGSEEIKKLLWPTLELAKATSLPANILERLDASFLAVWVTAVFTTLFSSYFFTIYSISHLFRLKEHKLFSYFILPFVFVMAMLPKNIIQMYEIIENVGRIGLIITIVYPGLLLIVSILRKKRGNPIADNKKMDQTR from the coding sequence ATGGAGACCCGCCAGATTACAGTCATACAGGCAGCCGCAGTTCTTGTAAGCACCATAATCGGCGTAGGCGTGCTTGCACTGCCGCTATTTGCGGTGCGCGCTGCCGACTCTGGAGGGCCGCTCGTAACATTTCTGGCGATGTTACTTGCTTTTGTCGGGTTATTTCTGATTGCCCGGCTCGGCATACGGTTTCCGGATGAGACGATTATCCATTACAGCGAGAAGATCATTGGCAAATGGCTGTCCTGGATTGGCAGCCTGTCTATTATTCTCTTTTTTGCGGTACTCACCTCGTTAACCGCCCGTGAGTTTGGCGAAGTCGTTGTTACATCGGTATTAAAATCAACTCCGGTTGAAGTTACGGTTATCGCCATGCTGCTGCTCGCCGCGATCTCTACACGCCACGGAATTACCACTTTCGCACATATTCATACGTTTTACTTTCCGTTTTTGTTAGTTCCCGTTCTTGTCATTGCCGCATTATCTTTGAAAAATGCGGAAGCGATTAATCTGCTGCCCATTTGGGGCAATGAACCGGGCGGAATGCTGAAAGGCACGCTAACGATTGCCGCCCTCTTCCAGGGAGCATTCGTATTGACCGCCGTTATCCCGAATATGAAGCACCCGGGGAAGGCGATGAAGGCTAGCTTCTGGGGCATGTTGATTGCCGGAGGCCTCTACGTTATTATCGTTGCGGCTACGATAAGCGTGTTTGGTTCGGAGGAGATAAAAAAGCTTCTATGGCCGACTTTGGAGCTTGCCAAGGCAACGTCATTGCCCGCTAACATTTTGGAGCGGCTGGACGCTTCTTTTCTCGCCGTATGGGTGACAGCCGTATTTACAACGTTATTCTCCAGTTATTTCTTTACGATTTATTCAATAAGTCATCTGTTCCGTTTGAAAGAGCATAAGCTGTTTTCCTATTTTATTTTGCCTTTCGTTTTCGTAATGGCCATGCTGCCCAAAAACATTATTCAAATGTATGAAATCATTGAAAACGTCGGCCGCATCGGCCTGATTATTACGATTGTCTATCCAGGTTTATTGCTTATCGTTTCGATTCTTCGCAAGAAGAGAGGGAACCCAATTGCAGACAACAAGAAAATGGATCAAACTCGTTAG
- a CDS encoding Ger(x)C family spore germination protein, with amino-acid sequence MQTTRKWIKLVRTLCAVMLATPILAGCWDRLEIEERAVVLGVSIDKVKMEEAEEEEDAISHLPGTIPAPNKDMIRVAVQIALPGRIPLGPGESGGGGGGSVGKTVWVIDVVGHSLNDAFMNLQQQVSSKLFFGHLRVIVISEAVARNGLENINDYFRRNSEVRRMAWMMVAKGQARKLMLASPPLERVPTLYLMSTLDEGIRMGKFPKDYIGIFWSNVSKKGQEGFLPYVEIKKEQNVEIKGLAYFVGDHMVGVTRPLEIAGYLAIKGINPAGYRVFVQLGSPEQTIMTTATHRRSKIKVQIKDDVPHFTIDIGIELNVEGKVSDKIQINNPDVLKLIEEKQGSDAIKFYYDIIKESQEKGSDYFGFGEIVRGRKPQYWNKRIKTAEEWSKMYENCTFEVKVAMKVRRIGMKGV; translated from the coding sequence TTGCAGACAACAAGAAAATGGATCAAACTCGTTAGAACCCTGTGTGCGGTTATGCTTGCCACGCCTATCCTCGCCGGATGCTGGGATCGATTGGAAATTGAGGAACGGGCTGTAGTTCTGGGTGTATCTATAGACAAGGTAAAGATGGAAGAAGCGGAAGAGGAAGAAGACGCAATCTCTCATTTGCCCGGTACGATTCCCGCTCCGAATAAAGATATGATCCGCGTAGCCGTGCAAATTGCTCTCCCCGGAAGAATACCGTTAGGACCAGGAGAAAGCGGAGGAGGCGGAGGAGGCTCCGTTGGAAAAACGGTATGGGTTATTGACGTTGTTGGCCATAGCTTGAATGACGCCTTTATGAATCTGCAGCAGCAGGTATCCAGCAAGCTTTTTTTCGGACATCTGCGCGTAATTGTTATTTCTGAAGCCGTAGCCAGAAATGGCTTAGAGAACATAAACGATTACTTTCGCCGTAACTCTGAAGTCCGCCGTATGGCATGGATGATGGTAGCGAAAGGACAAGCACGGAAACTTATGCTGGCTTCTCCGCCTCTGGAACGGGTTCCTACACTGTATTTAATGTCAACACTGGATGAAGGCATTCGGATGGGGAAATTCCCGAAAGACTATATCGGCATTTTCTGGAGCAACGTCTCTAAAAAAGGGCAGGAAGGCTTCTTACCATACGTCGAAATAAAGAAAGAACAAAATGTGGAAATCAAAGGTCTAGCTTACTTTGTTGGAGATCATATGGTTGGAGTGACCAGGCCGTTAGAAATTGCAGGTTACTTGGCGATTAAAGGGATAAACCCCGCAGGTTACAGAGTATTCGTTCAACTGGGCAGTCCGGAACAGACTATCATGACGACCGCAACCCATCGCCGGTCCAAAATTAAGGTCCAAATCAAGGACGATGTTCCGCATTTCACGATAGATATCGGAATCGAGCTTAACGTGGAAGGAAAGGTTAGCGATAAAATTCAGATTAATAATCCGGATGTCTTGAAATTGATCGAGGAAAAGCAAGGCTCGGATGCCATCAAGTTTTATTACGATATCATTAAGGAATCGCAAGAAAAAGGTTCGGATTATTTCGGATTCGGCGAAATCGTCCGGGGAAGAAAACCTCAATATTGGAATAAACGAATTAAGACGGCGGAGGAATGGAGCAAAATGTACGAGAACTGTACCTTTGAAGTCAAAGTCGCGATGAAAGTACGAAGGATCGGAATGAAGGGCGTATAA
- a CDS encoding CLC_0170 family protein has translation MLGGYTIGYLYYAITLFIVSGLLVIYIDVRDLSKDKKQKKELKVSRFIGWFNIAAGVFLWVGDIIID, from the coding sequence ATGCTTGGCGGTTATACGATAGGCTACTTGTATTACGCAATTACACTGTTTATTGTAAGCGGGTTGCTGGTCATTTACATCGATGTCAGAGATCTAAGCAAGGATAAAAAGCAAAAAAAAGAGTTGAAGGTTTCCCGGTTTATCGGGTGGTTCAATATCGCTGCAGGCGTATTCCTGTGGGTTGGCGACATCATTATCGATTAG